The Alkalibacter rhizosphaerae genomic sequence GCCAAGTCCCATCAAGCTCATGGCGATCGGCAAAATCTTGTCTTTCAACAGATTCTTGATCCTGCCGAAGAATATTCCAGTGACCATTCCGATGCCGGTACCAAAGGAATTGATGAAACCGGCGGTGGATGCATTTCCTAAATGATTGCTGCTGATAAACATGGCAATGTTGGATTGGTAGATAAAGATCAGCATGGCAAAGAGCATCATGACGATGCAATGAAAATATACGACCGCGTTCATTTTGCCGTCTGCATCCTCTTCCATCATCTCATGTTTTTGATTGTCCTTTGGAAGGTATCTCCATACGATCAGAATTACAGGAACAAACAACAAATATACCAGATAGGACATGTTCCATTGTATACCGGCCAATAGTCCGCTGGCAAACAAAATGGCCATGCTTCCACCATTGACGAAGGCCGACTGAAGTCCCATCATGGCTCCCCGTTCATTACCGCTGAAATAATCGGCGATCAGGGCCATGGTCATGGTGGAGTTGATCCCTTGGGAAACGCCGATGAGCACACTGGCAAAGATCAACAGGGCAATGTGGACCGTTCCCAATGTCAGTCCGATCATCCCTCCGGCAAATCCACTGATCAAGCCAAACAACACCAGTGATTTTTTGGATATTTTCCCGGACAATGGTCCAGACAACAGTGCAAAGAACATGGATAACAGAGAAGGTACCGCCAGGACCATCTGAACCGTATTCAGGTCCACGTCCGGATAATGGGCAGCGATGTCTGCTAAAATAGCCGATGCAGTCATGGATACCATGACGATGGCCGACAGACTCAAAATCGCCAATTTTATGTTTGTTTTTTTCATTCTAATGCGCTCCTTTATTTTTGTAACTCATTCAGTATTTAAGCATACTTAATTTATACGTAAAAAAAATAAACTTGTATATACAGATAGTATCACAACGGATAACAAACTTCAAGAAAAAACGGTCATGGCATATTTCACAAACCATAACCGTTGCTGTTGGACCCGTAATGGAAGTCCGGTGTTTCTCCTGTGCCGGCAGATAGATCTTTACGCATGAGAAAATCAGTTTCCGTTTTGCTGCCCATTTGGAAAGGATGCTTTCCAAAAATCCGAAATCCCATATGACGATAAAAATGCTGGGCCCTGACATTGTGCTCCCAGACGCCCAACCAGATATAGCGTTTTTTCTGCTCCCTGGCTACTTCCATGGCTCTGCTCATGAGCTTGCTCCCCAATTTTCTTCGATGAAATCTTTTGGCAATATAAAATCGCTCGATCTCCAAGGATTCCGGATCTTTGATGTCCGACTGAGCTTCGGGCAAATTCAGTTTCATGTATCCCGCCAGCTCTCCATCCCAAAGAGCAAAGAAAAAGAGAGTGTTTGGGTTTTTTAGCTCATCCATCAGCTTTCTGGTATTGTAAGCTCCATCCAGATATTGCTGCATGTCTTCAATAGTACTGCTTCCTCCAAATGTTTCATAATAGGTTTGAACCGACATTTCCTGCAACAAAAATACATCTTTACCTTTGCATCTCCTGATATCCCACATGGCCGATCCTCCTTGCCACGATTATTTGTATTCACTTTATACCCTCGTTTTTTTTATCGTAACGTGGAAATGCAAATCTATACCACTAAAAAAGCAAGTCTCTGCATACGAGACTTGCTTTCAGATTTGTCAGCTGCTGGATTGTGCCATTCGTTTCCTTTTGCTTCGCTCCGTCAGTTTTGCCAGAAACACGCTGAATTCAAAGAGTACTAGCATGGGACCCACCAGCAAAACCTGGGAGATCACGTCAGGAGGTGTGATGATCGCCGCCACTACCACGATGCCAAATAATATGTATTTTGTGTTCTTTTGCAAAAATGCCGAAGTCACCAATCCGAAACGACTGAGCAACAATACAAGCATGGGCATTTCAAAAACCAAACCAAAAGACAACAACGATGTGCTGATGAAACCAATGTAGCTTCCCACAGACATGACCGGATCAATGGATTCCATCCGCATGTTGATAAAAAAGCTCAACACCATGGGCAGCACCACGATATAACTGAACACAACGCCGGCGGCGAAGAAAAAGGATCCGCCCAATATGGAAACCAATACGTATCTGCGCTCCCTTTTTTCCAGTCCCGGTCTCAAAAACGCGTAAATTTGATACGCGATAATGGGAAAAGAAACCGTTATGCCGGCAACCAGGGAAAGCTTGACATAGGCCAAAAACAATTCCGGAGGGCTGATGTATATAAAATCGATTTTCCCTCCGGCCAATCCAATGACGTCTCCGATCAAGTGCTGCACAAAGAAGTAACCGACACCTGTAGCCGTCACCACCACCAGAAAGACAATAAACAGACGTTTACGCAACTCGGCCAGATGATTTAAAAAAGGTTGTTTTTTTGTTGTATCCACCGAATTCATTCCTCTCTGTCAACGTTGATGAACGTCTGACTACTTCTTCTCTTCCAATTCCACTTCCAGATCTTTC encodes the following:
- a CDS encoding MFS transporter, giving the protein MKKTNIKLAILSLSAIVMVSMTASAILADIAAHYPDVDLNTVQMVLAVPSLLSMFFALLSGPLSGKISKKSLVLFGLISGFAGGMIGLTLGTVHIALLIFASVLIGVSQGINSTMTMALIADYFSGNERGAMMGLQSAFVNGGSMAILFASGLLAGIQWNMSYLVYLLFVPVILIVWRYLPKDNQKHEMMEEDADGKMNAVVYFHCIVMMLFAMLIFIYQSNIAMFISSNHLGNASTAGFINSFGTGIGMVTGIFFGRIKNLLKDKILPIAMSLMGLGMLGIYFVGTIEAVILASFFNGFAMSSIIPTVMFNVSSAVSAAKSSNAIALANGSMSIGMFMSPFVMNSFAESLRPGVLEFKFFISAVGLVVLAFVILTGNYILANGEAIKTIKASKALQE
- a CDS encoding GNAT family N-acetyltransferase, translated to MWDIRRCKGKDVFLLQEMSVQTYYETFGGSSTIEDMQQYLDGAYNTRKLMDELKNPNTLFFFALWDGELAGYMKLNLPEAQSDIKDPESLEIERFYIAKRFHRRKLGSKLMSRAMEVAREQKKRYIWLGVWEHNVRAQHFYRHMGFRIFGKHPFQMGSKTETDFLMRKDLSAGTGETPDFHYGSNSNGYGL
- the tatC gene encoding twin-arginine translocase subunit TatC — translated: MDTTKKQPFLNHLAELRKRLFIVFLVVVTATGVGYFFVQHLIGDVIGLAGGKIDFIYISPPELFLAYVKLSLVAGITVSFPIIAYQIYAFLRPGLEKRERRYVLVSILGGSFFFAAGVVFSYIVVLPMVLSFFINMRMESIDPVMSVGSYIGFISTSLLSFGLVFEMPMLVLLLSRFGLVTSAFLQKNTKYILFGIVVVAAIITPPDVISQVLLVGPMLVLFEFSVFLAKLTERSKRKRMAQSSS